A stretch of DNA from Candidatus Marinimicrobia bacterium CG08_land_8_20_14_0_20_45_22:
TGCAGTAATTGAGATGAAATGATATTAGTCAAAACGTTGCCGTCTCGTAATACGGCGATAGATGTTTCATCGCACGAACTCTCGATCCCGAGTAAATTCACTTAAAGTTTCCTTTCTCGAAAGACGCGAAGTTCAACCTCAGTCGGGATTATTTCTTTCGCGGCGATAATGCCATCAGGCAGAGATATTTCGGGTACATAAAATTTTTGATCGGCGTTCCACTGTTTTTGAAAATCGATCGTCACATGGATATCCCCCAACTTGATCGTTTTCAGAGCACTCATTCCTGCTTGAACTGTCATTGAAACGGTTGTCGGGCTGACTTCTACGCTCATATTTTCGGGCATATTGAGAACGATAACTGGGATTTCATTGATCTTTTTCTCGCTGATCTGCTCGACTTTTTGATAGACGTGGACCGATTTGAACTGAACATGAAGACCGGTCAGATTGGAAAAGTCGATCATGACGTCTTTATCGAAAGGTTCCGAAACGTCTTTCAGCGTAATCTCTTTTGTTATAAGAGCCGAACATCGATCGACATACTCCTTTGGGCCGGTAATCCAAGCGCTGTCAGGGATAACAATCGGATTTCCCGCCTTTATGTAGCCCATAGATTCTTCAATTTCTAGGCGAGGAATTATAGGTACTTTCGCTTCACCCATTACATCGAGTTCAACATGAAGGGTTTCCGGGTAAACGATGTGGTTAAACCGAATTCTGGCTCCTCTCGGTTTGAGTATTTTATCCGGATTTTCATAAAAATATTCGCTAAGTGGGAAATCGTAACGTTGACGAATGTTGCCAATATCAACGACAAACTTGAACGACGATTTCCGGATCAGATTCAAATAGAGCAGATCAATCCCTCTACCGGTAAAATTAGCGTAAATCCGCTTAGGAACTTTGCTTTTGAGCGTTTTACCGGCTTGGATGTTCCGAATCTCGATGCGTGAAGAAATCGAATAACTATAGTCATTGCTTAATAGCGTGTAAAGCCAAACAATAAACGAAAAGAAAAACACGCCAATTTTCGTTTTCGTATCCGTAACAAACCAGCGTTTCACCCGATTCCAGATGTTGGCTACCAATGCCCGCTTGTCTATTTTTCCACGATTCTCTTTTCCAGCAAGTTTATTCATACGCTCAGAAAATAGCAAAGGGGCTTGAAATTATCAAGCCCCTTTCGTTTTTAATTGATCGTAACCGAATTCCAGAGATTATTTAGGTTCCGATTCGGAAGATTCCGCCTTTTCAGTTTCAGGCTCATCTTCCGTTGATTCGGATTTCTTTTTAGCCGTCTTAGTCGAACGTTTCATTGCGGCTTTTTTCGGTTCTTCAATCGCAGTTTCGGCCTCGGAAGCGGACGCTTCAACCACTTTTTTTTCAGCGGCTTTTTTAACGCTTTTTTTCTTTGGCTTCTCTTCGGATTCTTCCTGTTTCTGCTCAGGTTTTTCAGCGGCTTTTGCCTTTTTCCGGACAGTTTTCTTCTTTTCCGTTCCGAGTTCTTCAGCCGGTTCTGCTTCTTTCTCGGATTCCGCTATTTTTTCGATAATCGCTTCTGGAATCTCGATTTTGTCGCTCGTATCACTTTGCTGGAACATATATGCTTCGGCATCAGTTCTCGGCTTCTTCGGCATTGCCTGTTCACGGGAAAGAACGACTTTCTTCTCGCCTTTGTTCACTTCCAGAACCTTTAACTGAAGTTTTTCACCAATCTGAACACCTTTCCCAGCTGTTTTTCTATCTTTCTTTGGAACCTGTCCCAGCGGAACGATTCCTTCCAGACCAAATGCCAGATTAACAATGACTAACTTATCGGTAATTCGAGCAACTTCACCCTCGACGATTGCGCCTTCGACGTACAGGGATTCAATTGACGTCCACGGGTCCTCCGATATCTGTTTCATACCGAGACCAATTTTCCGATTTTCTTTTGAAACTTCAAGAACCTTAACTTCCACATCGTCACCCTTTTTGAGAATTTCGCGAGGATGATGCAGTTTTTTCGTCCATGACATATCGGAAATATGGACAAATCCGTCGATTCCTTCCTGCAGTTCGATAAATGCACCATAAGGTGTCAGATTTCGGACGATCCCTTTGTAAATAGCACCGACAGAATAAGATTGTTCGATTGCTTCCCACGGATCGGGTCCCAACTGTTTGAAACCAAGCGAGATTTTTTTCTCCTGACTATCAACATTCAACACCTTGGCTTCGATCATTTCATTTAAAGTAAAAATTTCACTCGGATGTTTAATATGTTGAGTCCATGAGATTTCCGAAATGTGGATGAGTCCTTCGACGCCTTTTTCTATTTCGACAAAAACGCCATAATTGGCAATGTTAACGACTTTACCTTTGACAACGGTTCCAATGGGATATCTGTATTCGATTCCTTCCCACGGATGCGGCTGAAGTTGCTTCAAACCAAGAGATACTCTTTGCTTTTCTGAATCGTAATCAATGACTTTAACCGTCAGTTCATCATCCAGATTGACCACTTCGCGCGGATGGTTGACACGACCCCACGACAGGTCGGTGATATGAAGCAATCCGTCCAAACCGCCCAAATCGACGAAAACACCAAAATCCGTGATGTTTTTGACGCGTCCCGTTAGAATATCGCCGACCCTGATCTTCGATAAAAGGTCGTCGCGTTTTTCCTTTAGGCTTTCTTCGAGAATGTCTTTACGACTTAAAACAACATTTTTCCGAAGTTCATTGAGTTTGACAATACGGAACTCAAATGTTTTCCCAACATAATTGTCGAAATCCGTTACGGGACGAACATCGATCTGCGAGCCGGGTAGAAAAGCGTCAATGCCCATAATATCAACGACCATACCGCCTTTGATGCGATTGAGCACTTTACCTTCGACGATTTCGGCGTTATTGTATATTTGACGAACCCGTTCCCAGACGCGCATAAAATCCGCTTTGCGCTTCGAGAGGATCATTTGTCCGCTCTCATCTTCAAGAGTATCGACAAATACTTCAATCTGGTCACCAATATTTGGCAATTCACCTTGTTCAAATTCGTCGCGCGAGATCACGCCTTCGGATTTGAAGCCAACATCCATCAGGATTTCATTTTCATGGACAGAAACAACGGTTCCAATAATTCGTTGTTCCTGCGAAATATCTTTAAGAGAACTTTCGTATTTTAGTCGTTCTTCGGTGCGGGAGACTTCTGCTTCATCTTTTAAATCCTGCAGATTATACACTCGGATTTTTTCCGAATATGGACCGATTTTGATCTCTTCGGTAACATATTCGGCTACGGGCAATTCGACGGGCGTGGGAACGGGTTCAGCGGCGGGTGTTTCCACGCTCTCATCTGGCACCGCAGTTTCGTCGATTGGGGTTGGGGTTAATTCATTTTCTTCTTCAAACATCAAACGTTTCCTTAGGTTAAGGGTTGAACGGACAAGATAGGTTTCGGATGTTCACGCGGTCTCTCACGCGAGCCGAACCTTTTATCGAACCATTTCTGGGCGATTCTTCACAATTTCAATAATTTTTTCTACTTGTTCTTCAAAGGTTAAATGAGTGGTGTCGATCACGATCGCGTCATCGGCTTTTTTCAACGGAGAATGCGCACGGGATGAATCGATCCGGTCGCGCTTCTTAATCTCTTTGATGATCTCTTCCAAACTCAGATTTTGACCGATTTTCTGATAATCTCCGATGCGTCGTCTGGCGCGGACTTCTACATCCGCCGTCACATAAAATTTAAAATCGGCTCTCGGAAATACATTCGTTCCAATGTCTCTACCTTCCATGACGATATTGTTTTCATGTGACATTTCGCGCTGGCGCTTGACCATGATTTCACGAACGCCTGCGATTGCGCTCACAGGACTGACCGCCTGAGCGACTTCCGCTGAACGAATCTCTTCACTGACATCTTCACCATTTAAGAGAGTCCGTAAATCGCCATTTTCCCATCGGAACCGAATATCGGTCGAGCTCGCCAACGAAATGATCTGTTCGGAAACTTCCGGGTTTACTTTTCTGCGAATCGCCAACAATGTAATCGCACGATACATAGCTCCAGTATCGACATAAGTAAAACCCAGCCTTTTGGCGACTTCTTTCGCCGTACTACTTTTTCCCGAACCCGCAGGCCCATCGATTGCGACTACGATACCCATTTCACCCTTTCAAAAAGTCTTTAAATTTAAATCTACATAAAACAAAAACAAACATTTTCCCTCCGAGAAATTTTATAACTGACATTTTTCTTTCAATCTCTGAATTTCATCCAGTTTTAGAAAGCGCCACTCGCCCGGTTTAAGCCGACCATATCCAATTCCTGCAAAACGAATTCGATCGAGGCTAAGGGTTCGGTAACCAAGCACTTCAAAAATCCGGCGGATTTCACGGTTCATTCCTTCCATCAAATCAATCCGAACGACGGTTTTGCCCAGATTGTAAATAATTTCGACAACTCTTCCGGTTGCGATTTTCCCTTTTTCTAATTCGACACCTGACCGTATTTTCTCGCGAATTTCAGGACCGACTTTCCCTTCGATCTTGGCTTCGTAAGTCCGCACGATCTTAAATCGCGGATGCGTCAGCCGAAAATGTAGATCACCGTCATTTGTCAGAATCAAAACGCCAGTCGAATACATATCCAATCGCCCAACCGGTTTAACTCTAATATTTCTCCCAATCAAATCGCCAACATGTTTTCTTCCTTCCGGATCACTCAACGTTGTAACGACTCCGGCGGGTTTATTCAGCAAAATATAGATCAGTTCTTCCGGACGAACCTTTTTGCCATCTAGTTCGACGGTGTCGCTATCGCGAACAACAGTAGATAGATCAGTGATGACTGAACCATTTAAAACGACTCTGCCTTCGAGAACCATTTTATCGCAAGCGCGGCGGGAACCGACCCCGCAGGAAGCGAGAAATTTATTAAGCCTGTTCTCTTTCTTGAACGGATTCACCGGGTTCGTCATGCATGATCTCTTCAATTTCTTTGATTTTTGGTAAGTCCTTGATCGTTGCGAGACCAAAATATTCCAAGAAGTGTGAAGTCGTTCCGTACAGTAAAGCGCGTCCGGGACCTTCTTGCCTTCCTTTGGTTTCGATCAGATTTTTCTCGATAAGCGGTTTTAAAACCGTCGTCACGCCGCGAATCGAATCGATTTCCGTCCGGGTGACTGGCTGTTTGTAAGCAATGATGGAAAGCGTTTCCAATGCAGGCCGCGAGAGTCGTAGATTGCCTTTTGATTGAAATAAGCGTGAAATCCACGGATCGTATTCCGAGCGCGTCATCAGCCGATAACCGCCGGAAAGCGATTGAATCCAGATCGGCGATTTTTCCTGTTCGTAATATTCGTTGATTTCTCCGACAATCTGTGCAAGATCGATTTCTTCCTGAAGACAAACTTTTGCCTGCTCGTTTGTGATCGGTTCGCTTGCGGAAAATAGAAGCGCTTCGATGATTTTATGCGTTGGCGACAGCATCCTGAACCTTGGTTTTGATTTTCGACAACCAAATATCTCCGTAAATATCCTTCTGAGAAACGTGTACAACTTCCGATTTGACCATTTCTAAAATCGCCAGAAAAGTCACAACGACTTCGACACGGTTCTTTAACTGTTTGGCGATTTCGAAAAATCTCAGACGGCTCTTTTCGCCGAACAACGAATGGATGAACCGAATTTGCTGACCGATGCTCATACGGATTTGATCAACTTCATAATAAGTCGGTTTCGGTAAAGTTTCAATCAACTTGTGAAACATTACACCCAAGTCCATCAGGTTGACATTCCACAAAAACAGGTCGGGATCGATGGAAGGCGTTTCCGGATCGGCAGAAACAGGATGATAATGTTGCTGATTTTCTTCCAGATTCCGAAGCGTTTCACTTGCCATTTTATACTGCTGATACTCGACGAGCATTTGAACCAACTCGGTGCGCGGGTCTTCAATTTCCTCAAGATTTTCGTTTATATCGTGAGGCAGAAGCATTTGCGCCTTGATCCGCATGAGTAAAGAAGCCATATAAATAAATTCGCCCGCAAGTTGTAGGTTCATACTCTTCATAAGTTCCAAATATTGAAGATATTCTGATGTGATATAGGAAATGGGAATGTCATAGATATTGATTTCATCGCGTTTAATAAAAAAAAGCAACAAGTCCAGCGGACCTTCAAAAACATCCAGTTTGACGTGGTAACTCATTTAATAAAACGCACGTTAACCAAGCGACATCGCTTTCCGAACAGCGGCCATCGTTTCACTCGCAACCGCCCGCGCGCGCTTCTCGCCATCGATAAGAATATCCATAACCTCATCCTGATGCGAATGGAAATAATTACGCTTTTCGGCATAAGGCTCAATCTTCGCCGCGATTGCATTTGCACATTTCATTTTGCAATCGACACAACCTAACGCGCCGGTTTTACAGTTTGTGTAAATCTCGTCGCTATTCTCCGGATTAAATTTTTTTTGATAGGTATAGATGAGGCAAACCTCCGGCCTGCCGGGATCGCCGCGCCGGATTTTTTGAGGATCGGTGACAGCTTTCTTCAATTTCATCTTTACTTCTTCCGGCGAATCCGAGAGCAAGATCGTATTTCCGACCGATTTACTCATTTTATTGCCATCCAAGCCGGGAAGCCTCGGAAACTGCGTCATTTTAATCTCCGGTATCGGAAAGACTTCACCATATTGAAGGTTAAACTTCCGAGCCAGTTCCCGCGTGATCTCAACGTGAGGGGACTGATCTTCACCGACAGGAACGACATTCGCGCGGTAGATCAAGATATCGGCCGCCTGCAATACTGGATAGCCGAGATGGCCATATATTATTGTATCAATGTTCAGGTCTTTCACCTGCTCCTTGAGTGTAGGATTTCTTTCCAGACGCGCCGTTGTAATAAGCATTGAAAAAATTAAATGCAGTTCCGTATGTTCCTTGATCTGACTCTGCCGAAATATCGGACTCTTTTGGGGATCGATACCGACAGAAAGCCAATCACAGACCATTTCGATTGTATTTGTCAATAATTCGCTTGTATCAAGATTCGTCGTCAAGGCGTGG
This window harbors:
- a CDS encoding 30S ribosomal protein S1 encodes the protein MFEEENELTPTPIDETAVPDESVETPAAEPVPTPVELPVAEYVTEEIKIGPYSEKIRVYNLQDLKDEAEVSRTEERLKYESSLKDISQEQRIIGTVVSVHENEILMDVGFKSEGVISRDEFEQGELPNIGDQIEVFVDTLEDESGQMILSKRKADFMRVWERVRQIYNNAEIVEGKVLNRIKGGMVVDIMGIDAFLPGSQIDVRPVTDFDNYVGKTFEFRIVKLNELRKNVVLSRKDILEESLKEKRDDLLSKIRVGDILTGRVKNITDFGVFVDLGGLDGLLHITDLSWGRVNHPREVVNLDDELTVKVIDYDSEKQRVSLGLKQLQPHPWEGIEYRYPIGTVVKGKVVNIANYGVFVEIEKGVEGLIHISEISWTQHIKHPSEIFTLNEMIEAKVLNVDSQEKKISLGFKQLGPDPWEAIEQSYSVGAIYKGIVRNLTPYGAFIELQEGIDGFVHISDMSWTKKLHHPREILKKGDDVEVKVLEVSKENRKIGLGMKQISEDPWTSIESLYVEGAIVEGEVARITDKLVIVNLAFGLEGIVPLGQVPKKDRKTAGKGVQIGEKLQLKVLEVNKGEKKVVLSREQAMPKKPRTDAEAYMFQQSDTSDKIEIPEAIIEKIAESEKEAEPAEELGTEKKKTVRKKAKAAEKPEQKQEESEEKPKKKSVKKAAEKKVVEASASEAETAIEEPKKAAMKRSTKTAKKKSESTEDEPETEKAESSESEPK
- a CDS encoding cytidylate kinase: MGIVVAIDGPAGSGKSSTAKEVAKRLGFTYVDTGAMYRAITLLAIRRKVNPEVSEQIISLASSTDIRFRWENGDLRTLLNGEDVSEEIRSAEVAQAVSPVSAIAGVREIMVKRQREMSHENNIVMEGRDIGTNVFPRADFKFYVTADVEVRARRRIGDYQKIGQNLSLEEIIKEIKKRDRIDSSRAHSPLKKADDAIVIDTTHLTFEEQVEKIIEIVKNRPEMVR
- a CDS encoding pseudouridine synthase, coding for MTNPVNPFKKENRLNKFLASCGVGSRRACDKMVLEGRVVLNGSVITDLSTVVRDSDTVELDGKKVRPEELIYILLNKPAGVVTTLSDPEGRKHVGDLIGRNIRVKPVGRLDMYSTGVLILTNDGDLHFRLTHPRFKIVRTYEAKIEGKVGPEIREKIRSGVELEKGKIATGRVVEIIYNLGKTVVRIDLMEGMNREIRRIFEVLGYRTLSLDRIRFAGIGYGRLKPGEWRFLKLDEIQRLKEKCQL
- the scpB gene encoding SMC-Scp complex subunit ScpB, which codes for MLSPTHKIIEALLFSASEPITNEQAKVCLQEEIDLAQIVGEINEYYEQEKSPIWIQSLSGGYRLMTRSEYDPWISRLFQSKGNLRLSRPALETLSIIAYKQPVTRTEIDSIRGVTTVLKPLIEKNLIETKGRQEGPGRALLYGTTSHFLEYFGLATIKDLPKIKEIEEIMHDEPGESVQEREQA
- the trpS gene encoding tryptophan--tRNA ligase codes for the protein MEEFQKKRILSGMRPTGKMHLGNYVGALENWVALQGEYENYHLIADYHALTTNLDTSELLTNTIEMVCDWLSVGIDPQKSPIFRQSQIKEHTELHLIFSMLITTARLERNPTLKEQVKDLNIDTIIYGHLGYPVLQAADILIYRANVVPVGEDQSPHVEITRELARKFNLQYGEVFPIPEIKMTQFPRLPGLDGNKMSKSVGNTILLSDSPEEVKMKLKKAVTDPQKIRRGDPGRPEVCLIYTYQKKFNPENSDEIYTNCKTGALGCVDCKMKCANAIAAKIEPYAEKRNYFHSHQDEVMDILIDGEKRARAVASETMAAVRKAMSLG